A section of the Leptotrichia buccalis C-1013-b genome encodes:
- the ptsP gene encoding phosphoenolpyruvate--protein phosphotransferase — MKRMTGIGASEGVSIGKVLLFITEEIVIPEIKEEGSTIEAELAKLKEGLKKSKTQLIAIREKVKEKMGEDKAAIFDGHIMLLEDEDLIMEVEGKIKEEGFPAAKALHDGIDEYCDMISQLDDPYLRERAADLKDIGKRWLKNLLGMKIHDLSNLAPGTIVVTEDLTPSDTAQLDLENCIGFVTEVGGKTAHSAIMARSLELPAVVGVKGILGEVKDGEVIIMDGETGELFLEPSEELVSEYIKKQEVLRVEKEELRKLIHEDAVTTDGRKVDIWGNIGSPNDVDAVIESGATGIGLYRTEFLFMNSDHFPTEQEQYEAYRIVAEKMQGKPVTIRTMDIGGDKELPYLDLPKELNPFLGYRAIRISLENKDMFKTQLKAILRASQYGQIKIMYPMISSVNEIRKANAILEECKKELDEIGKIYDRNIKVGIMVETPSTAIIAYKFAKEVDFFSIGTNDLTQYFLAVDRGNEMVANLYNSFNPAVLEAIQKVIDAAHDAHISVSMCGEFAGDKRATKLLLGMGLDSFSMSASSGLTVKKIIRNSSYADAQKFRDLILQQDTPEDVIAKL; from the coding sequence ATGAAAAGAATGACAGGAATTGGTGCTTCAGAAGGAGTATCTATAGGTAAAGTATTACTTTTTATCACGGAGGAAATTGTTATTCCAGAAATTAAAGAAGAGGGTTCAACAATTGAAGCAGAGTTAGCAAAATTGAAAGAAGGATTGAAAAAATCGAAAACTCAATTAATTGCAATCAGAGAAAAAGTAAAAGAAAAAATGGGAGAAGATAAAGCAGCAATTTTTGATGGTCATATTATGCTTCTTGAAGATGAAGATTTGATTATGGAAGTTGAAGGTAAAATTAAAGAAGAAGGGTTCCCAGCTGCAAAAGCATTACACGATGGAATAGATGAGTATTGTGATATGATTTCACAATTAGATGATCCTTATTTGAGAGAAAGAGCTGCTGATTTAAAAGATATAGGGAAAAGATGGCTTAAAAACTTATTGGGAATGAAAATTCACGATTTGAGTAACTTAGCGCCAGGAACAATTGTTGTAACTGAAGACTTAACACCATCTGATACTGCACAATTAGATTTGGAAAACTGTATCGGATTTGTTACAGAAGTTGGAGGAAAAACAGCTCACTCTGCGATTATGGCAAGATCGCTTGAATTGCCAGCAGTAGTTGGAGTAAAAGGAATATTAGGTGAAGTAAAAGACGGAGAAGTTATTATTATGGATGGAGAAACAGGAGAATTATTCCTAGAACCATCTGAAGAGCTAGTTAGTGAATACATTAAAAAACAAGAAGTATTAAGAGTTGAAAAAGAAGAATTGAGAAAATTAATTCACGAAGATGCAGTTACTACTGACGGAAGAAAAGTTGACATTTGGGGAAATATTGGAAGCCCTAATGATGTTGACGCTGTAATAGAATCAGGAGCAACTGGAATTGGATTGTATAGAACTGAATTTTTATTCATGAATTCTGATCATTTCCCAACTGAACAGGAACAATATGAAGCGTACAGAATTGTTGCCGAAAAAATGCAAGGGAAACCTGTTACAATTAGAACAATGGATATTGGTGGAGATAAAGAGTTGCCATATTTAGACTTGCCAAAAGAGTTAAATCCATTCTTGGGATATAGAGCAATCAGAATTTCGTTGGAAAATAAAGATATGTTCAAAACTCAGTTAAAAGCGATTTTAAGAGCGTCTCAATATGGACAGATTAAAATTATGTATCCAATGATAAGCTCAGTTAATGAAATCAGAAAAGCAAATGCTATCTTGGAAGAATGTAAAAAAGAACTTGATGAAATCGGAAAAATTTATGATAGAAACATAAAAGTAGGAATAATGGTTGAAACTCCTTCAACAGCTATTATTGCTTACAAATTTGCAAAAGAAGTTGACTTCTTCTCAATTGGAACTAATGACTTGACACAATATTTCCTTGCTGTAGATAGAGGAAATGAAATGGTTGCTAATTTATACAACTCATTTAACCCTGCGGTATTAGAAGCCATTCAAAAAGTAATTGATGCTGCACATGATGCTCATATAAGTGTTAGTATGTGTGGAGAATTTGCTGGAGATAAGAGAGCAACTAAGTTATTGCTAGGAATGGGTCTTGATTCATTCAGTATGAGTGCTTCATCTGGATTGACTGTTAAAAAAATAATTAGAAATAGTAGTTATGCAGACGCACAAAAATTCAGAGATTTAATCTTACAACAAGATACACCTGAAGATGTTATAGCAAAATTATAA
- a CDS encoding V-type ATP synthase subunit K, giving the protein MNFSQFLVQNGGIVMATLGAALATLLAGIGSAKGVGIVGEVATGLMSEEPEKFGKSLVLQLLPGTQGLYGFVIGLMVLGKLKPEMTLQTGLGILMACLPIAIAGYGSAIAQGRVAASGISLLAKNEEQNTKGIIYSVMVETYALLAFVVSIMLLGRF; this is encoded by the coding sequence ATGAATTTTTCACAATTTTTAGTACAAAATGGAGGAATCGTAATGGCGACATTAGGTGCGGCATTAGCGACATTATTAGCAGGTATTGGATCTGCAAAAGGTGTAGGTATCGTTGGGGAAGTAGCTACTGGACTTATGAGTGAGGAACCTGAAAAATTTGGTAAATCGTTAGTATTGCAATTATTACCAGGAACACAAGGGTTATATGGATTCGTTATCGGGCTTATGGTGTTAGGAAAATTAAAACCTGAAATGACTTTACAAACAGGATTAGGAATTTTAATGGCTTGTTTACCAATCGCAATTGCAGGTTATGGTTCGGCAATCGCACAAGGAAGAGTTGCTGCGTCTGGTATTAGCTTGCTTGCAAAAAATGAAGAACAAAATACAAAAGGTATTATTTACTCAGTAATGGTTGAAACTTATGCGTTATTGGCATTCGTTGTATCAATTATGCTATTAGGAAGATTCTAA
- a CDS encoding DJ-1 family glyoxalase III — protein sequence MKTKKVAVFLANGFEEIEAITPIDLLERAGITVDTVSITENNLVESARKVRVLADKVIKEINFSEYDMLILPGGPGFKNYFDSQLLLDKIVEFSKDVENKKVAAICAAPTVLSSLGILEGKKAVCFPACEEDLLKGNPILTRERVVKDENIITSRSAGTALDFALEIISELLGKKEAERIADEIVCK from the coding sequence ATGAAAACAAAAAAAGTAGCAGTTTTTTTAGCAAATGGATTTGAAGAAATTGAGGCGATTACACCGATTGATTTATTGGAAAGAGCTGGAATTACAGTAGATACAGTATCTATTACTGAAAATAATCTTGTTGAAAGTGCAAGAAAAGTGAGAGTATTGGCGGATAAAGTGATTAAAGAGATTAATTTTTCAGAATATGATATGCTGATATTGCCGGGAGGACCTGGATTTAAAAATTATTTTGATTCACAATTGCTGCTTGATAAAATTGTAGAGTTTTCAAAAGATGTGGAAAATAAAAAAGTGGCTGCTATATGTGCTGCACCGACGGTATTATCAAGTTTAGGAATTTTAGAAGGGAAAAAGGCGGTTTGCTTTCCAGCTTGCGAAGAGGATTTATTAAAAGGTAACCCAATTTTGACACGAGAGCGAGTTGTTAAAGATGAGAATATTATTACAAGCAGAAGTGCGGGAACTGCTCTTGATTTTGCTCTTGAAATTATTAGTGAACTTTTGGGTAAAAAAGAGGCAGAAAGAATTGCTGATGAGATTGTTTGTAAATAA
- a CDS encoding ankyrin repeat domain-containing protein, with translation MNKFFYKIILLIPLFLSQISFSLSFKYNTGENLVERIREKNTQEKRIKLVLDSIRKHNNKIVRFYLATKDNIINRQNLEDSILHRKEGVYGVNLDKKSIYEGDIELVDINAKSQDGYTPIVVAIEAKNHEILNLLIENGANLYEKHPIFNRTTLGTAAYYENVEAVQALLKKDPKLVNIGSTLDGWTPLEDATLKANVQIVKLLLQYGANPTITDKHGGTPMDMATKFGKGEIVKLLRDNIKANRKKYNY, from the coding sequence ATGAATAAATTTTTTTATAAAATAATTCTTCTCATTCCATTATTTCTCAGTCAAATATCATTCTCGCTAAGTTTTAAATACAATACGGGAGAAAACCTGGTTGAAAGAATAAGAGAAAAAAATACTCAGGAAAAACGTATAAAATTAGTACTGGATTCTATTAGAAAGCATAATAATAAAATTGTACGTTTTTATCTTGCTACCAAGGATAATATTATTAATAGACAGAATTTAGAAGATAGCATACTACATAGAAAAGAAGGGGTGTATGGAGTTAACCTTGATAAAAAATCAATATATGAAGGGGATATTGAGCTGGTTGATATAAATGCCAAAAGTCAAGATGGATACACTCCAATTGTTGTTGCAATTGAGGCTAAAAATCATGAAATTTTAAATTTATTAATTGAAAATGGTGCAAATTTATATGAAAAACATCCAATTTTTAACAGGACAACACTAGGAACCGCCGCATATTATGAAAATGTTGAAGCGGTACAAGCTTTACTAAAAAAAGATCCTAAACTCGTAAATATAGGAAGTACGTTGGACGGATGGACACCTCTTGAGGATGCTACTTTGAAAGCTAACGTCCAAATTGTAAAATTGTTATTGCAATATGGTGCTAACCCTACAATTACTGATAAACATGGTGGAACTCCTATGGATATGGCAACAAAGTTTGGAAAAGGTGAAATAGTGAAATTATTAAGAGATAATATAAAGGCTAATAGGAAAAAATACAATTATTGA
- a CDS encoding V-type ATP synthase subunit E, producing MSNLNNLTSKILNDAKEEADKIVKSAEEKAKQKYDLEIKKAIAKKQTLLENARRERELLSDRIKSSANLKARNEKLKAKQIVIDKVINKLKTKLVNMNEKEYINYLNQNIDKKSITGKELIVKKEFLNKVKKEFPSAKVKENEFVTSGFVIEENGIQENYTFEVKLDFMRDELEVEISKLLFS from the coding sequence ATGTCTAATTTAAATAATTTAACATCAAAAATATTAAATGATGCTAAAGAGGAAGCCGACAAAATTGTAAAAAGTGCAGAGGAAAAAGCAAAGCAAAAATACGATTTGGAAATAAAAAAAGCTATTGCAAAAAAACAAACATTACTTGAAAATGCAAGAAGAGAGCGTGAACTGCTTTCAGACAGAATTAAGTCAAGTGCAAATTTAAAGGCTAGAAATGAAAAATTAAAGGCAAAACAGATAGTAATTGACAAAGTTATAAATAAATTAAAAACAAAACTTGTTAATATGAATGAGAAGGAATATATTAATTATTTGAATCAAAATATTGATAAAAAATCTATAACAGGAAAAGAACTAATTGTAAAAAAAGAATTTTTAAATAAAGTAAAAAAAGAATTTCCAAGTGCAAAAGTGAAAGAAAATGAGTTTGTAACTTCGGGATTTGTCATTGAAGAAAATGGAATTCAGGAAAATTATACTTTTGAAGTGAAATTGGATTTTATGAGAGATGAATTGGAAGTTGAAATTTCCAAACTTCTTTTTTCATAA
- a CDS encoding V-type ATP synthase subunit F, producing MHKIGVVGDKDSILSFKALGIDVYPIITKEEARSTIDEMASNNYGIIFVTEQVAAMVESTVERYNREVLPAVILIPNNQGSLGIGLKKIDEYVEKAIGSNIF from the coding sequence ATGCATAAAATAGGTGTAGTTGGAGATAAAGATTCTATTTTATCATTTAAGGCATTGGGAATTGACGTGTATCCAATTATTACAAAGGAAGAGGCAAGAAGTACAATAGATGAAATGGCAAGTAATAACTATGGTATTATCTTTGTAACAGAGCAAGTTGCAGCTATGGTTGAAAGTACCGTTGAAAGATACAATCGTGAAGTGCTTCCAGCTGTTATTTTGATTCCGAATAATCAAGGAAGTCTGGGGATAGGGCTTAAAAAGATAGATGAGTACGTTGAAAAAGCGATAGGATCTAATATATTTTAG
- a CDS encoding lysozyme inhibitor LprI family protein yields MKKILLLGMLLAGAIVFAGKYEDEMTERMKVVEEKVQPDLESGSTDGMLNASYKLTGEWEKELNKVYDLILKKLPAKEKSKFKAEQEKWIKSRKAAIKKALADEEDGPRMALFGAAGTEYEMTKARVLELAKRYDKLNK; encoded by the coding sequence ATGAAAAAAATATTATTATTAGGAATGCTGCTTGCAGGAGCGATTGTGTTTGCAGGGAAATATGAAGATGAAATGACAGAAAGAATGAAAGTTGTAGAAGAAAAAGTTCAGCCAGATTTGGAGTCTGGAAGTACAGATGGCATGCTAAATGCTAGCTATAAATTGACAGGCGAATGGGAAAAGGAATTAAACAAAGTTTATGATTTGATTTTGAAAAAATTGCCAGCAAAAGAAAAGTCAAAATTTAAAGCCGAACAGGAAAAATGGATAAAAAGTAGAAAAGCGGCTATAAAAAAGGCATTAGCTGATGAAGAGGATGGACCTAGAATGGCTTTGTTTGGAGCAGCTGGAACTGAATATGAGATGACAAAGGCAAGAGTTTTAGAACTGGCTAAAAGATACGATAAATTAAATAAATAA
- the rsmH gene encoding 16S rRNA (cytosine(1402)-N(4))-methyltransferase RsmH, which produces MEYHKPVLFDEVMDNIITDKDAVYVDCTLGGGGHTEGILENSSKNSKVVAIDQDVQAIEFAKKRLEKYANKLQIFQDNFRNIDTAVYLAGFEKVDRILMDIGVSSNQLDNAKRGFSYRFEARLDMRMDSNLKISAYEVINNFSEKELADIIYKYGEEPKSRKIAKKIVEYRKIKAIETTTELADIVIKSIGKSMKRHPAKRTFQAIRIFVNKELEILSETLDKAVKLLGKNGKLLVITFHSLEDRIVKEKFREYENPCTCPPDIPICVCGKQSLGKVITKKPIVAKELELAENNRAHSAKLRIFERSE; this is translated from the coding sequence ATGGAATACCATAAGCCTGTGCTGTTTGATGAAGTGATGGACAATATAATAACAGATAAAGATGCAGTTTATGTTGACTGTACTCTTGGCGGCGGCGGGCATACGGAAGGTATTTTAGAAAATTCTTCTAAAAATTCAAAAGTTGTTGCAATTGATCAGGATGTACAAGCTATTGAATTTGCTAAAAAAAGGCTTGAAAAATATGCAAATAAACTTCAGATATTTCAAGATAATTTTAGAAATATTGATACTGCCGTTTATCTTGCAGGCTTTGAAAAAGTGGATCGAATACTTATGGATATAGGAGTTTCCTCAAATCAATTGGATAATGCCAAAAGAGGTTTTTCATATAGGTTCGAGGCAAGGTTAGATATGCGAATGGACAGTAACTTAAAAATAAGTGCTTATGAAGTTATTAATAATTTTTCAGAAAAGGAACTAGCTGACATTATTTATAAGTATGGTGAAGAACCAAAATCTAGAAAAATTGCAAAAAAAATTGTAGAATATAGAAAAATTAAGGCAATCGAAACTACGACGGAACTTGCTGATATTGTAATAAAATCAATAGGAAAAAGTATGAAGCGGCATCCTGCCAAAAGAACATTTCAAGCTATTAGAATTTTTGTAAATAAGGAGCTTGAAATATTAAGTGAGACGTTGGATAAGGCAGTAAAGTTGCTCGGTAAAAATGGGAAACTTTTAGTGATTACTTTTCATTCACTGGAAGATAGAATTGTAAAAGAAAAGTTTCGTGAATATGAAAATCCTTGTACTTGTCCACCAGATATTCCAATTTGTGTATGTGGCAAACAGAGTCTGGGAAAGGTAATTACAAAAAAACCGATTGTTGCTAAAGAATTAGAGTTAGCAGAAAATAATCGGGCACATTCAGCAAAATTGAGAATTTTTGAAAGGAGTGAATAG
- a CDS encoding lysozyme inhibitor LprI family protein, producing MRKLLIAGLLLLGAIAFAGKYENELTERMKVAEEKAQTGWDSGVRADMVNASLDLDKEWEKEMNKVYDLILKKLPAKEKTKFKSEQQKWLKNRESQVQKAYDKYTKEEGPRMAGELAASERLSITKERVLELAKRYDKMNVKK from the coding sequence ATGAGAAAATTACTAATAGCAGGATTATTACTTTTAGGAGCTATTGCATTTGCAGGAAAATATGAAAATGAATTGACAGAAAGAATGAAAGTTGCAGAAGAAAAAGCACAAACTGGATGGGATAGCGGAGTAAGAGCTGATATGGTTAATGCTTCACTGGACTTAGATAAAGAATGGGAAAAAGAAATGAATAAAGTCTATGATTTGATTCTAAAAAAACTTCCAGCAAAGGAAAAGACAAAATTTAAATCAGAACAACAAAAATGGTTAAAAAATAGAGAAAGTCAAGTACAAAAGGCTTATGATAAATACACTAAAGAAGAAGGACCTAGAATGGCTGGAGAGCTAGCTGCTAGTGAAAGACTGAGTATAACAAAGGAAAGGGTTTTGGAACTAGCAAAAAGATATGATAAAATGAATGTGAAAAAATAA
- a CDS encoding V-type ATP synthase subunit I, which translates to MAIVKMSKFDLVVFAEQRAKVLKKLQKFKEVNFVDIELHDENGELSKDAVEGVAKYANNEELTHIDERLYQLSNAISLIKKYDERKTRLRDVIYGNENYTFDELAKKVLTYDWKKVSSELNKIGTQYSQIKSEISKKYTRYDEIDLWERLDVNPKELKNLKKVNTFLGTVPIKLKGTFIDGISELDKTYYEELKIVKDEVYYLVISSIDESEKKKLAEVFRNSSFTVENLDIDAVPQDYKNGLQKEISELKKEKRRLKAQIKTYSEDLTDLQAVYEYMQNKKLRIVESEKLAQTENTILIKGWIPTEKVSEFEKVIKDETRNNYYLTFIDADKDDATVPIKLKNGKVASTFENLTGMYAYPRYNEVDPTPLFTPFYILFFGMMGADVGYGLVLLLATMFVLKVVNLSSQMRKSIKFFFYLSFSVIFWGLLYGSYFGATIPGMWRLVDPASQYNDLLIGSILFGVVHIFVGLAIKAYMLIRDGKSLEAVYDVLFWYMALIGGMLFLIFKLMNLSAVVANVSMWVMIAGMAGIVLTGGREAKGVGAKLGGGLYSLYGISSYVGDFVSYSRLMALGLSGGFIASAINMIAGMISGSWVGMIFIPVILIAGHLFNMFLSFLGAYVHTSRLMYVEYFGKFYEGGGKPFKDFRTENKYINLDD; encoded by the coding sequence ATGGCAATAGTTAAAATGAGCAAATTTGATTTAGTTGTTTTCGCAGAACAAAGAGCTAAAGTATTAAAGAAACTTCAAAAATTTAAAGAAGTAAATTTTGTAGATATTGAGTTGCATGATGAAAATGGGGAACTTAGTAAAGATGCTGTTGAAGGTGTTGCTAAATATGCAAATAATGAAGAGTTGACACACATTGATGAACGTCTTTATCAGTTAAGCAATGCAATTTCTCTTATTAAAAAGTATGACGAGAGAAAGACACGTTTAAGAGATGTTATTTATGGAAACGAGAATTATACATTTGACGAGCTAGCAAAAAAAGTATTGACTTATGACTGGAAGAAAGTTTCTTCTGAACTGAACAAAATTGGAACACAATATTCACAGATAAAATCGGAAATTTCTAAAAAATACACACGTTATGATGAAATTGATTTGTGGGAACGACTGGATGTAAATCCTAAAGAATTAAAGAACTTGAAAAAAGTAAATACATTTTTAGGTACAGTGCCAATAAAGTTAAAAGGAACTTTTATTGACGGTATTTCTGAGCTTGATAAAACTTATTATGAAGAGCTGAAAATAGTAAAAGATGAAGTGTATTATCTTGTAATTTCAAGTATTGATGAAAGCGAAAAGAAAAAGTTGGCTGAAGTTTTTAGAAATAGCAGTTTTACAGTGGAAAATCTTGACATTGATGCAGTTCCACAAGATTACAAAAATGGACTGCAAAAGGAAATTTCAGAGTTGAAAAAGGAAAAACGTAGACTAAAAGCTCAAATTAAAACTTATAGTGAAGACTTAACTGATTTACAGGCAGTTTACGAATATATGCAGAATAAAAAGTTAAGAATTGTTGAATCAGAAAAATTAGCACAGACTGAAAATACTATTTTGATAAAAGGATGGATTCCAACCGAAAAAGTAAGTGAATTTGAGAAAGTGATAAAAGATGAGACTAGGAATAATTATTACTTGACATTCATAGATGCCGATAAGGATGATGCGACAGTGCCTATTAAGTTGAAAAATGGAAAAGTTGCAAGTACATTTGAAAATTTGACTGGAATGTATGCATATCCAAGATATAATGAAGTTGATCCAACCCCACTGTTTACACCGTTTTATATCTTATTTTTTGGAATGATGGGAGCAGATGTAGGTTATGGGCTTGTTTTACTGCTTGCAACAATGTTTGTTTTAAAAGTAGTGAATTTAAGTTCTCAAATGAGAAAATCTATTAAGTTTTTCTTTTATTTAAGTTTTTCTGTTATTTTCTGGGGACTTTTATATGGCTCATATTTTGGAGCGACAATTCCAGGAATGTGGCGATTGGTAGATCCAGCGTCACAATATAATGATTTATTGATAGGTTCAATTTTATTTGGTGTAGTCCATATATTTGTTGGATTGGCAATAAAAGCGTATATGTTAATTAGAGATGGTAAATCATTGGAAGCAGTTTATGATGTATTGTTTTGGTATATGGCTCTTATTGGCGGAATGTTATTCCTAATATTCAAGTTAATGAATTTATCAGCAGTTGTGGCAAACGTGTCAATGTGGGTAATGATTGCTGGAATGGCTGGAATCGTACTTACTGGTGGACGTGAAGCTAAAGGAGTCGGTGCAAAATTAGGTGGAGGACTTTACAGCCTTTATGGAATTTCAAGTTATGTAGGAGATTTCGTATCGTATTCAAGACTTATGGCTTTGGGACTTTCTGGTGGATTTATTGCTTCGGCTATAAATATGATTGCTGGAATGATTAGCGGAAGCTGGGTTGGAATGATATTTATTCCAGTAATACTGATAGCAGGACACTTATTTAATATGTTCTTATCTTTCTTAGGTGCTTATGTTCATACTTCAAGACTTATGTACGTAGAGTATTTTGGAAAATTTTACGAAGGTGGAGGAAAACCATTTAAAGATTTTAGAACAGAAAATAAATATATAAATCTTGATGATTAA
- a CDS encoding V-type ATP synthase subunit C: MDRMDYGQSVVTIRVLEKRLLTRNRLERMIEAETPEEVLKLLGETEYSQDMADIHGSQDYETILKRETERVFSIVRSMVKNTAIVDILSLKYDYHNLKVLLKSKITGKDFSSLLMQAGTIDAGKFKTKFELQSHDLPQEILEAINEVQKDFEENHDPQRIDILVDKHYFKNLSRLAKEIDVKVITDYVEGLIDFQNMITLFRVKKQNRDARFLETVIFEGGTISKNKIVESINDNTDTILNKFKKEKLGIYLTKGLEVFNETKRLSELEKISDNYLMELNKESKYVVFGPEPLFTYLVAKEREINAIRMIMVSKINNISSDKIRERLRETYA; encoded by the coding sequence ATGGATAGAATGGATTACGGACAAAGTGTCGTAACTATTAGAGTACTTGAAAAGAGGCTTTTGACTAGAAATAGGTTGGAACGTATGATAGAAGCCGAAACTCCCGAAGAAGTGCTAAAATTATTGGGAGAAACGGAATATTCTCAAGATATGGCTGATATTCACGGCAGTCAAGATTATGAAACAATACTGAAAAGAGAAACAGAGCGTGTTTTTTCCATTGTAAGAAGTATGGTTAAAAACACTGCAATTGTTGATATTTTATCTCTTAAATATGATTATCATAATCTAAAGGTGTTATTAAAAAGTAAAATAACAGGAAAAGATTTTTCAAGTCTGCTTATGCAGGCTGGGACGATTGATGCTGGGAAATTTAAGACAAAATTTGAATTGCAAAGTCATGATTTGCCACAGGAAATTCTGGAAGCAATTAATGAAGTGCAGAAAGACTTTGAAGAAAATCATGATCCGCAAAGAATTGACATCCTCGTAGATAAACATTATTTTAAAAATTTATCAAGACTGGCAAAAGAAATTGATGTAAAAGTTATTACTGATTATGTTGAGGGACTGATTGATTTTCAAAATATGATAACTTTATTTAGAGTGAAAAAACAAAATCGTGATGCAAGATTTTTGGAAACTGTTATTTTTGAAGGTGGGACAATTTCAAAAAATAAAATTGTTGAGTCAATAAATGACAATACAGACACTATTTTGAATAAGTTCAAAAAGGAAAAATTGGGAATATATCTGACAAAAGGACTAGAAGTGTTTAATGAAACAAAAAGATTATCAGAGCTTGAAAAAATTTCTGATAATTACTTGATGGAATTAAATAAAGAGTCAAAATATGTTGTATTTGGACCAGAGCCGTTATTTACATATCTAGTTGCAAAAGAGCGTGAAATTAATGCAATAAGAATGATAATGGTAAGCAAGATAAACAATATAAGTTCGGATAAAATAAGAGAAAGGTTGCGTGAAACTTATGCATAA